Proteins from a single region of Cupriavidus sp. MP-37:
- a CDS encoding enoyl-CoA hydratase family protein has translation MQPTTHPFRIDTANGIAELVIDHPPVNALDNAGWHALAGAIDRLGSDPAVRVIVLRGEGRGFCAGVDIKELAAHPERIVDVNAGNYATFRAVHRNPKPVIVAVHGFVLGGGIGICGAADIIVASECARFGVPEIDRGAMGGGAHLQRMFGVQKVRAMYFTGEMIEAAEAYRLGAVERVVPRSELRDAAMALARQIAAKSPAMLRLAKEALNGVEDGNLEDKYRWEQGFTLQAYMSADSGEARAAFVEGREASFAQGARDAA, from the coding sequence ATGCAACCGACCACCCACCCCTTCCGCATCGACACCGCCAACGGCATCGCCGAGCTGGTGATCGATCACCCCCCCGTCAACGCGCTCGACAACGCTGGCTGGCACGCGCTGGCCGGGGCCATCGACCGCCTCGGTAGCGACCCGGCGGTGCGCGTGATCGTGCTGCGCGGCGAAGGCCGCGGCTTCTGCGCCGGCGTCGATATCAAGGAGCTGGCCGCGCACCCGGAGCGCATCGTCGACGTCAACGCGGGCAACTACGCCACCTTCCGCGCGGTGCACCGCAATCCCAAGCCGGTCATCGTCGCCGTGCACGGCTTCGTGCTGGGCGGCGGCATCGGCATCTGCGGCGCGGCCGACATCATCGTCGCGTCGGAGTGCGCCCGCTTTGGCGTGCCCGAGATCGACCGCGGCGCGATGGGTGGCGGCGCGCACCTGCAGCGCATGTTTGGCGTGCAAAAGGTCCGGGCGATGTACTTCACCGGCGAGATGATCGAAGCCGCCGAAGCCTATCGCCTGGGCGCGGTCGAGCGCGTGGTGCCGCGCAGCGAACTGCGCGATGCCGCCATGGCGCTGGCGCGCCAGATCGCGGCCAAGAGCCCGGCCATGCTGCGGCTGGCCAAGGAAGCGCTCAACGGCGTGGAAGACGGCAACCTGGAAGACAAGTACCGCTGGGAGCAGGGCTTCACGCTGCAGGCGTATATGAGCGCCGATTCCGGCGAGGCGCGCGCCGCGTTCGTCGAAGGCCGGGAAGCCTCCTTCGCACAAGGAGCACGCGATGCAGCTTGA
- a CDS encoding nitronate monooxygenase family protein: MSNASLHTVLCDLLGCRYPIVQTAMGWVADAKLVAASGNAGAFGFLAGATIPPGEVEQEILRVKALSDRPFGINFHMFQPNADEVIEMAIRHRLRAVSYGRGPDAKMVGRLKAAGVVCMPTVGAAKHAAKAVEMGADVVTVQGGEGGGHTGATPTTLLLPQVLDSVSVPVVAAGGFFDGRGLAAALAYGAAGVAMGTRFLMSAESPVPAQTLERYVKVREPGQIRVSLAIDGLPQRMIDNDLLVGLEQAGPLRRTWLALAAARKWQARTGMRSTQLLATAWRAMREQDYSAAQTLMAANAPVLIQRAMVEGCPDEGVLPSGQAAAAIGAIESCEEIVAGMVTQAQAQLQALASRQAALR; this comes from the coding sequence ATGAGCAACGCGAGCCTGCACACCGTGCTGTGCGACCTGCTCGGCTGCCGCTATCCGATCGTGCAGACGGCGATGGGATGGGTCGCCGACGCGAAGCTGGTCGCCGCCAGCGGCAATGCCGGGGCCTTCGGCTTCCTGGCCGGCGCGACCATTCCGCCCGGCGAGGTCGAACAGGAGATCCTGCGCGTCAAGGCGCTTAGCGACCGGCCGTTCGGCATCAACTTCCATATGTTCCAGCCCAACGCCGACGAAGTCATCGAGATGGCGATCCGCCACCGGCTGCGCGCGGTCAGCTACGGGCGCGGGCCGGACGCGAAGATGGTCGGCCGGCTCAAGGCGGCTGGCGTGGTCTGCATGCCGACCGTGGGCGCAGCCAAGCATGCCGCCAAGGCCGTGGAGATGGGCGCGGACGTGGTCACCGTGCAGGGCGGCGAGGGCGGCGGCCATACCGGCGCCACGCCAACCACGCTGCTGCTGCCGCAGGTGCTGGACAGTGTCAGCGTGCCGGTGGTGGCCGCGGGCGGCTTCTTCGATGGCCGCGGGCTGGCCGCGGCGCTGGCCTACGGCGCCGCCGGCGTGGCCATGGGCACGCGTTTCCTGATGTCGGCCGAGTCGCCGGTGCCGGCGCAGACGCTGGAGCGCTACGTCAAGGTGCGCGAGCCGGGACAGATCCGCGTCTCGCTGGCGATCGACGGGTTGCCGCAGCGGATGATCGACAACGACCTGCTGGTCGGACTGGAACAGGCCGGCCCGTTGCGGCGTACCTGGCTGGCGCTGGCGGCCGCGCGCAAATGGCAGGCGCGTACCGGCATGCGCAGCACGCAACTGCTGGCAACGGCCTGGCGCGCGATGCGCGAACAGGACTACAGCGCCGCGCAAACGCTGATGGCCGCCAACGCGCCGGTGCTGATCCAGCGCGCGATGGTGGAGGGGTGCCCGGATGAAGGGGTGTTGCCGAGCGGGCAGGCTGCGGCGGCGATTGGGGCGATCGAGTCGTGCGAGGAGATCGTGGCGGGCATGGTCACGCAGGCGCAAGCGCAGCTGCAGGCGCTGGCATCACGGCAAGCTGCACTTCGTTGA
- a CDS encoding CoA-transferase subunit beta: MSATYEFTRAELMIAVAARAWRDDGEVLATGIGTGPRIAAGLARLAHNPGLLLTDGEAYLVETPVPLGPREPGYQVRASGWMGYARVFDCLWGGRRHALVMPTQIDRFGQANISCLGGTHAQPKTQLLGARGFPGNSIHHANSYFVPGHSTRAFVAGEVDMVCSVGYNPARRIEGMRSFVDLRVIVTDLCVMDFGGPEHAIRVRSLHPGVSLDQVQAATGFALANAPGEALPETAAPTPEELRLIAQLDPHNLRAAIVRGNPAGRA, from the coding sequence GTGAGCGCCACTTATGAATTCACCCGCGCCGAGCTGATGATTGCCGTCGCCGCCCGCGCCTGGCGCGACGACGGCGAGGTGCTGGCCACCGGCATCGGCACCGGCCCGCGCATCGCCGCCGGTCTGGCGCGGCTTGCGCACAACCCCGGCCTGCTGCTGACCGACGGCGAGGCCTACCTGGTCGAAACGCCGGTACCGCTGGGCCCGCGCGAACCGGGCTACCAGGTGCGCGCCAGCGGCTGGATGGGCTATGCGCGCGTGTTCGACTGCCTGTGGGGCGGGCGCCGCCACGCGCTGGTGATGCCGACGCAGATCGACCGCTTCGGCCAGGCCAATATCTCCTGCCTGGGCGGCACCCATGCGCAGCCGAAAACGCAGCTGCTCGGCGCACGCGGCTTCCCGGGCAACAGCATCCACCACGCCAACTCCTACTTCGTGCCCGGGCACAGCACGCGCGCCTTTGTCGCCGGCGAAGTCGACATGGTCTGCAGCGTCGGCTACAACCCGGCGCGCCGGATCGAAGGCATGCGCAGCTTCGTCGACCTGCGCGTGATCGTCACCGACCTGTGCGTGATGGATTTCGGCGGGCCGGAACATGCCATCCGCGTGCGTTCGCTGCACCCCGGCGTGAGCCTGGACCAGGTGCAGGCAGCCACCGGTTTCGCGCTGGCCAACGCGCCCGGTGAAGCGCTGCCGGAGACGGCGGCGCCGACGCCGGAAGAACTGCGGCTGATCGCGCAGCTCGATCCGCACAACCTGCGCGCCGCGATCGTGCGCGGCAATCCTGCCGGTCGCGCGTGA
- a CDS encoding acyl-CoA dehydrogenase family protein yields the protein MDFALTEEQEQFAEAIRRFLMTEMTPELTRELWSTESGRSDALWRQLAAQGLTALMVPHEQGGMGLGEVEWAPLAQACGYFALPEPLLDTALVAAGLLRDALDAAPHASARARCAALLERIAAGDARIAVAHPQERLVVDAHVADAILCAHAGAVHLLRPDQATLTARTGLDPSRRLFELAWTPARDTELVACGNGLWEAALNRGALGVAAQQLGLTQRMLDLAIDYSAQRKQFGKAIGAYQAVKHLLADVAIQLEFSKPVLLRAAAAIAHNLPHAGLHVSHARVAAARCAWSAARQAIQVHGAMGYTWELDLQIFTKRAWALAGSWGDRAFHKARLGAHILDGEHPIGAGATFA from the coding sequence ATGGATTTCGCATTGACCGAAGAGCAGGAACAGTTTGCCGAGGCGATCCGGCGCTTCCTGATGACCGAGATGACGCCGGAGCTGACGCGCGAGCTGTGGAGCACCGAGAGCGGGCGCTCCGACGCCTTGTGGCGCCAGCTTGCCGCGCAAGGCCTGACCGCGCTGATGGTGCCGCACGAGCAGGGCGGGATGGGACTGGGCGAGGTGGAATGGGCGCCGCTGGCGCAGGCATGCGGCTACTTTGCGTTGCCTGAGCCGTTGCTCGACACCGCGCTGGTGGCGGCCGGCCTGCTGCGCGATGCACTGGACGCTGCGCCGCACGCGTCGGCGCGCGCGCGCTGCGCCGCGCTGCTGGAGCGCATCGCCGCCGGCGACGCGCGCATCGCGGTCGCCCATCCGCAGGAGCGGCTGGTGGTCGACGCCCATGTCGCCGATGCCATCCTGTGCGCGCACGCGGGCGCCGTACACCTGCTGCGCCCGGACCAGGCCACGCTGACGGCCCGCACCGGCCTCGACCCTTCGCGCCGGCTGTTCGAACTGGCGTGGACGCCGGCGCGCGACACCGAGCTGGTCGCCTGCGGCAACGGCTTGTGGGAGGCCGCGCTGAACCGCGGTGCGCTCGGCGTAGCGGCACAGCAGCTGGGCCTGACCCAGCGCATGCTCGACCTGGCGATCGACTACAGCGCGCAGCGCAAGCAGTTCGGTAAGGCCATCGGCGCCTACCAGGCGGTCAAGCACCTGCTGGCCGACGTGGCGATCCAGCTGGAGTTTTCCAAGCCGGTGCTGCTGCGCGCCGCCGCCGCAATAGCACATAACTTGCCGCATGCGGGGCTGCATGTCTCGCATGCCCGCGTCGCCGCCGCGCGTTGCGCATGGAGCGCGGCGCGGCAGGCGATCCAGGTGCATGGCGCGATGGGCTACACCTGGGAGCTGGACCTGCAGATCTTCACCAAGCGCGCCTGGGCCCTAGCCGGAAGCTGGGGCGACCGCGCCTTCCACAAGGCACGCCTGGGCGCGCACATCCTGGACGGCGAGCATCCGATCGGCGCCGGCGCCACCTTTGCCTGA
- a CDS encoding enoyl-CoA hydratase: MTLPATEAIEFGPNAEVLYQVADGIATVTMNRPQFHNAQNSKMTYALDEAYRRAAADDAVKVIVLRGAGKHFSAGHDIGTPGRDINESFERASLWYDHVNKPGGEFLYAREQEVYLGMCRRWRELPKPIIAMVHGACIAGGLMLAWVCDLIVASDDAFFADPVVRMGIPGVEYFAHAYELHPRIAKEFLFLGERMGAERAERMGMVNRVVPRDALEDTVYGMAAKVAQMPRLGLTLTKQAVNHVEDLQGKRSAMDAVFAWHHFAHAHNELISGDKLGGYDARAMAASQRTGGEDRA, translated from the coding sequence ATGACCTTGCCAGCTACCGAAGCCATCGAATTCGGCCCCAACGCCGAAGTGCTCTACCAGGTCGCGGACGGCATTGCCACCGTGACCATGAACCGGCCGCAGTTCCACAACGCGCAGAACTCGAAGATGACGTATGCGCTGGACGAGGCCTACCGGCGCGCGGCCGCCGATGACGCGGTCAAGGTGATCGTGCTGCGCGGCGCCGGCAAGCATTTCTCGGCCGGGCACGACATCGGTACGCCGGGGCGCGACATCAACGAGTCGTTCGAGCGTGCCTCGCTCTGGTATGACCACGTCAACAAGCCCGGCGGCGAGTTTCTCTATGCGCGCGAGCAGGAGGTCTACCTGGGCATGTGCCGGCGCTGGCGCGAGCTGCCCAAGCCGATCATCGCCATGGTGCACGGCGCCTGCATCGCCGGCGGCCTGATGCTGGCCTGGGTGTGCGACCTGATCGTGGCCTCCGACGATGCCTTCTTTGCCGATCCGGTGGTGCGCATGGGGATTCCCGGCGTCGAGTACTTCGCCCATGCCTACGAGCTGCATCCCCGCATCGCCAAGGAATTCCTGTTCCTGGGCGAGCGCATGGGGGCCGAGCGCGCCGAGCGCATGGGCATGGTCAACCGCGTAGTGCCGCGCGACGCGCTCGAGGACACCGTCTACGGCATGGCCGCCAAGGTGGCGCAGATGCCGCGCCTGGGCCTGACGCTGACCAAGCAGGCGGTCAACCATGTGGAAGACCTGCAGGGCAAGCGCAGCGCGATGGATGCGGTCTTTGCCTGGCACCACTTTGCCCACGCGCACAACGAGCTGATCAGCGGCGACAAGCTGGGCGGCTACGACGCGCGCGCGATGGCGGCGTCGCAGCGTACCGGCGGCGAGGACAGGGCATGA
- a CDS encoding CoA transferase subunit A, translating to MTKTIDKTMSAADVVGQLADGMTLGIGGWGPRRKPMALVREILRSPLKDLTVVAYGGPEVGMLCAAGKVRRLVFGFVSLDVIPLEPYFRQARERGLLEVTELDEGMLQLGLRAAAARLPFLPTRAALGTDVLDRNPHLKTVRSPYDDGEVLLAMPAIPLDAALLHVNESDVLGNTRIDGPDPFFDDWFARAAQRCYVSCETLHPRLEDTDLARARNNPFERALVTGVVHAPAGAHPTSCAPAYGWDLPALKSYCASAEAEDGFRAYRDEVVGDSEAHYLACIGGPGHVHDLPLPVL from the coding sequence ATGACCAAGACGATCGACAAGACCATGAGCGCGGCCGACGTGGTCGGCCAGCTCGCCGACGGCATGACCCTCGGCATCGGCGGCTGGGGCCCGCGCCGCAAGCCGATGGCGCTGGTGCGCGAGATCCTGCGCTCGCCGCTGAAGGACCTGACCGTGGTCGCCTACGGCGGCCCCGAGGTGGGCATGCTGTGCGCGGCCGGCAAGGTGCGCCGGCTGGTGTTCGGCTTTGTCTCGCTCGACGTGATCCCGCTCGAGCCGTACTTCCGCCAGGCGCGCGAACGCGGCCTGCTGGAGGTGACGGAGCTGGACGAAGGCATGCTGCAGCTGGGCCTGCGCGCGGCCGCCGCGCGCCTGCCGTTCCTGCCGACGCGCGCCGCGCTGGGCACCGATGTGCTGGACCGCAACCCGCACCTGAAGACCGTGCGTTCGCCGTACGACGATGGCGAAGTCCTGCTGGCGATGCCGGCGATCCCGCTGGATGCGGCGCTGCTGCATGTGAACGAAAGCGATGTGCTGGGCAACACCCGCATCGACGGCCCCGATCCGTTCTTCGATGACTGGTTCGCGCGCGCCGCGCAGCGCTGCTATGTCAGCTGCGAAACGCTGCACCCGCGCCTTGAAGACACCGACCTGGCGCGCGCCCGCAACAACCCGTTCGAGCGCGCGCTGGTGACCGGCGTGGTGCACGCGCCGGCAGGGGCCCATCCCACCTCGTGCGCGCCGGCCTATGGCTGGGACCTGCCGGCGCTGAAGTCCTACTGCGCCAGCGCCGAGGCGGAAGACGGCTTCCGCGCCTACCGCGACGAGGTGGTGGGCGACAGCGAGGCGCACTACCTGGCGTGCATCGGCGGCCCTGGCCACGTGCACGACCTGCCGCTGCCCGTACTTTGA
- a CDS encoding SDR family NAD(P)-dependent oxidoreductase: protein MTESGHACVAVVTGASRGAGRGIALALGAAGATVYVTGRTEQEGSAPLPGTIHATAREIDALGGRGIAVACDHGDDAQVAALFRRVREQSGRLDILVNNATFLHDQLIQPGPFWHKPLDMAGILDVGLRSGYVASWHAAPVMAAQQRGLIVFTSSFGANCYMHGPAYGAQKAGIDKFAHDMAVDLRPYGVAAVSLWMGPLRTARTLRVWEAHPDKYAAFAPVAETPEFTGRIIDALYRDPALMDKSGQVLIGAEAALAYGIVDAEGVQPPSYRQALGGPPAVHPAIVE from the coding sequence ATGACGGAATCAGGACACGCCTGCGTCGCCGTGGTGACCGGCGCCTCGCGCGGCGCCGGCCGCGGCATTGCGCTGGCGCTGGGCGCGGCGGGCGCCACGGTGTATGTCACCGGGCGCACTGAACAGGAAGGCAGCGCGCCGCTGCCGGGCACCATCCACGCCACGGCGCGCGAGATCGATGCGCTCGGCGGGCGCGGCATCGCGGTGGCCTGCGACCACGGCGACGACGCCCAGGTGGCGGCCCTGTTCCGCCGCGTGCGCGAGCAGAGCGGGCGGCTGGACATCCTGGTCAACAACGCCACCTTCCTGCACGACCAGCTGATCCAGCCCGGACCGTTCTGGCACAAGCCGCTGGACATGGCCGGCATCCTCGACGTCGGGCTGCGCTCCGGCTACGTCGCAAGCTGGCACGCTGCGCCAGTGATGGCCGCGCAGCAGCGCGGCCTGATCGTGTTCACCTCTTCCTTCGGCGCCAACTGCTATATGCACGGGCCGGCCTACGGCGCGCAGAAGGCCGGCATCGACAAGTTCGCGCACGACATGGCCGTGGACCTGCGGCCGTATGGCGTGGCCGCGGTGTCGCTGTGGATGGGACCATTGCGCACCGCGCGCACGCTGCGGGTATGGGAGGCGCATCCGGACAAGTACGCGGCGTTTGCACCGGTGGCGGAAACGCCGGAGTTCACCGGGCGCATCATCGACGCGCTGTATCGGGATCCGGCGTTGATGGACAAGTCCGGGCAGGTGCTGATCGGGGCGGAGGCGGCGCTGGCTTATGGCATCGTCGATGCGGAAGGGGTGCAGCCGCCGTCGTATCGGCAGGCGCTGGGCGGCCCGCCGGCGGTGCACCCGGCGATTGTGGAATAG
- a CDS encoding VOC family protein, giving the protein MLDIRALGYIVVESTDIGQWRHYAEQVLGMACSGAPGGALYVKMDERDYRYLVVPGARDRYLASGWELADEPAYRHALETLRRANVEVVHASPAELAQRRVQAMAWFADPSGNRHEVSWGMRSDFLRFVSPQGVPRFVTDPMGAGHAVLPAPAFDETYAFLCDVMGFGLSDIFRVRFTNDPAEPEKRIHFLHCANGRHHSLAIFEMPSEAGCIHVMAEVPDMAEVGRALDRVQQHGVKLSATLGQHCNDRMTSFYMKTPAGFDLEFGHGGLVVDWSRHAAYEATRVSLWGHDFSIGYR; this is encoded by the coding sequence ATGTTGGACATTCGTGCGCTTGGCTACATCGTGGTCGAGTCCACCGACATCGGGCAGTGGCGGCACTACGCCGAGCAGGTGCTCGGCATGGCCTGTTCCGGCGCGCCCGGCGGTGCGCTGTACGTGAAGATGGATGAGCGCGACTACCGCTACCTGGTGGTGCCCGGTGCGCGCGACCGCTACCTGGCATCGGGCTGGGAGCTGGCCGACGAGCCCGCCTACCGCCACGCGCTCGAGACGCTGCGCCGGGCCAACGTGGAAGTCGTGCACGCCAGCCCCGCGGAACTGGCGCAGCGTCGCGTGCAGGCCATGGCCTGGTTTGCCGATCCGTCGGGCAACCGGCATGAGGTCTCGTGGGGCATGCGCTCGGATTTTCTGCGCTTCGTCTCGCCGCAGGGCGTGCCGCGCTTTGTGACGGACCCGATGGGCGCCGGCCATGCGGTGCTGCCCGCGCCGGCCTTCGACGAGACCTACGCCTTCCTGTGCGACGTGATGGGCTTCGGCCTGTCCGACATCTTCCGCGTGCGCTTTACCAACGACCCGGCCGAACCGGAGAAGCGCATCCACTTCCTGCATTGCGCCAACGGCCGCCACCACAGCCTGGCGATCTTCGAGATGCCGTCGGAAGCCGGCTGCATCCACGTGATGGCCGAGGTGCCCGACATGGCGGAGGTGGGCCGCGCGCTCGACCGCGTGCAGCAGCACGGCGTGAAGCTCTCCGCCACGCTGGGCCAGCACTGCAATGACCGCATGACCTCGTTCTACATGAAGACCCCCGCCGGCTTCGACCTCGAGTTCGGCCACGGCGGGCTGGTGGTGGACTGGAGCCGCCACGCCGCCTACGAGGCCACGCGCGTCAGCCTGTGGGGACACGACTTCAGCATCGGATACCGCTAA
- a CDS encoding IS110 family transposase gives MNAMTYGLDIAKTVFQMYWIDPITGKPQNRRFSRTALIEFLSNCQPGQIALEACGGAHWWARKIQSLGHEVVLLNPGYVRAFVRTNKNDAADARAIWTAARQPDMPVVSVKTEAQQAVLSLHRIRDGLVKTRTRQSNQMRGLLGEYGLHFRTGRLAFRAELRQRWAEVAQVVPPLLMRALERQVCALRELDEQIQLVERDLQEWLRSDPAAQIVEKIPGVGPITATALVATMGCAQAFRSGRAFAASLGLVPAQTGTGGNVRLGHISKRGDAYVRRQLVNAGRTMLTRTKHPPAWALSMLQRRPKNVVVVALANKIARTAWALMAHGRQYDPGHVSLRPA, from the coding sequence ATGAATGCTATGACATATGGGCTGGACATTGCAAAGACAGTGTTCCAGATGTACTGGATAGACCCCATTACGGGGAAGCCCCAGAACCGGCGATTCAGCCGCACCGCGCTCATCGAATTCCTGTCCAATTGCCAGCCTGGGCAGATCGCACTGGAGGCCTGTGGCGGTGCCCACTGGTGGGCGCGCAAGATCCAGAGCCTTGGCCACGAAGTGGTGTTGCTCAACCCGGGTTACGTACGCGCCTTCGTGCGTACGAACAAGAACGACGCGGCGGACGCCCGAGCCATCTGGACTGCAGCCCGGCAACCCGACATGCCGGTCGTGTCGGTCAAGACCGAAGCGCAGCAGGCTGTGCTCTCGTTGCATCGTATACGGGACGGGCTGGTCAAGACGCGCACCCGGCAGAGCAACCAGATGCGCGGGCTGCTGGGCGAATATGGCCTGCACTTCCGCACGGGGCGGCTGGCCTTCCGGGCCGAGCTGCGCCAGCGCTGGGCTGAGGTCGCTCAGGTCGTACCGCCCTTGTTGATGCGCGCGCTGGAGCGGCAGGTCTGTGCGCTGCGCGAACTCGACGAACAGATCCAACTGGTTGAGCGTGACCTCCAGGAATGGCTGAGGTCTGATCCGGCCGCGCAGATCGTGGAGAAGATTCCCGGCGTCGGCCCCATTACCGCCACCGCCTTGGTCGCGACCATGGGCTGTGCCCAGGCCTTCCGCTCAGGCAGAGCCTTCGCTGCAAGCCTGGGACTGGTTCCCGCGCAGACCGGCACGGGCGGCAACGTACGGCTCGGTCACATCAGCAAGCGCGGCGACGCTTACGTGCGACGACAGTTGGTCAACGCCGGACGCACGATGCTCACGCGCACCAAACATCCGCCGGCCTGGGCACTGTCCATGCTGCAGCGGCGCCCCAAGAACGTGGTGGTCGTGGCGCTGGCCAACAAGATCGCCCGGACAGCCTGGGCATTAATGGCCCATGGGCGCCAATACGATCCCGGACATGTGAGCTTGCGCCCGGCCTGA
- a CDS encoding acyl-CoA dehydrogenase family protein — protein sequence MQLEYTDAQRAFRAEVRDWMAAHVPRTPLESFDTEAGFAQHRAWEATLNQGRWSMVTWPAELGGRGCDLIEWLIFEEEYWRAGAPMRVNQNGIFLLGPTLMEFGTAAQKARFLPRMAAGEHIWAQGWSEPNAGSDMAAIRCSAIRDGDDYVINGQKIWSTRAVWADWLFGLFRTDPASTRHHGLTFVLVPLNTPGITVRPIRQLNGQTGFAEIFFDDVRVPVGNRLAAEGAGWQVAMATAGFERGLMLRSPARFQETARALVRLYQANREAADRDPSLRDAVLRAWMDAEAYTLSTYATASRLVKGGHIGAESSTNKVFWSELDIHMHDTALAILGQAAEVAPAGQPPGSLGHWLDGFLFAQAGPIYAGTNEIQRNIVAERLLGMPRA from the coding sequence ATGCAGCTTGAATACACCGACGCCCAGCGCGCGTTCCGCGCCGAGGTGCGCGACTGGATGGCCGCGCACGTGCCGCGCACGCCGCTGGAAAGCTTCGATACGGAAGCGGGCTTTGCCCAGCACCGCGCCTGGGAAGCCACGCTCAACCAGGGCCGCTGGAGCATGGTCACGTGGCCGGCCGAACTGGGCGGGCGCGGTTGCGACCTGATCGAATGGCTGATCTTCGAGGAAGAGTACTGGCGTGCTGGCGCACCGATGCGCGTCAACCAGAACGGCATCTTCCTGCTCGGCCCCACGCTGATGGAGTTCGGCACGGCGGCGCAAAAGGCGCGTTTTCTGCCGCGCATGGCCGCCGGCGAGCATATCTGGGCGCAGGGCTGGTCCGAGCCCAACGCCGGCTCCGACATGGCCGCGATCCGCTGCAGTGCGATCCGCGACGGCGATGACTATGTGATCAACGGCCAGAAGATCTGGTCGACGCGCGCGGTGTGGGCCGACTGGCTGTTCGGGCTGTTCCGCACCGACCCGGCGTCGACGCGCCATCACGGGCTGACCTTCGTGCTGGTGCCGCTGAATACACCCGGCATCACCGTGCGCCCGATCCGCCAGCTCAACGGCCAGACCGGCTTTGCCGAGATCTTCTTCGACGACGTGCGCGTGCCGGTGGGAAACCGCCTGGCCGCCGAAGGCGCCGGCTGGCAGGTGGCGATGGCCACCGCCGGCTTCGAGCGTGGCTTGATGCTGCGCTCGCCGGCCCGCTTCCAGGAAACCGCGCGCGCGCTGGTGCGGCTGTACCAGGCCAACCGCGAGGCGGCGGACCGCGACCCGTCGCTGCGCGACGCGGTGCTGCGCGCGTGGATGGATGCGGAGGCCTACACGCTGTCGACCTACGCCACCGCCAGCCGGCTGGTCAAGGGCGGCCACATCGGCGCGGAATCGAGCACCAACAAGGTGTTCTGGTCCGAGCTGGACATCCATATGCACGATACCGCGCTGGCCATCCTGGGGCAGGCCGCCGAAGTCGCGCCCGCCGGCCAGCCGCCGGGCTCGCTCGGACATTGGCTGGATGGCTTCCTGTTCGCGCAGGCCGGGCCGATCTACGCCGGCACCAACGAGATCCAGCGCAACATCGTCGCCGAGCGCCTGCTCGGCATGCCGCGCGCATGA